In Parabacteroides timonensis, the genomic stretch CAGAAAACTCTTCAATTGTTTAATGTTCTATCTTTAAACAATCCTTTCTCTCCCGGGTCTTGCTGCCTGAGGTGCGGCAAATTCTTTTGTTATTCTTAATTATTTCTTTAAAAATACAGTGTGTCATCGGTATGTAGTAGCGTATGGTGTATGCACGAATAAATAAACCATTCAAAATGAGTACAACAACAGCTCAACGTGCACCTCTGAGTGCATCAAACTTTGCTCCCACAGTAGAAGCAAATGCTTATGGTATGAACGACCGTATCAAACGGTTACGTCAGCTTTCTTTCGAAGCTGAACCTTCTTTATCGATCGAACGGGCATTGATCGAAACTCGTTTCTACAAAGAAAATTACGGAAAATATCCTATTCCTATTCTGAGAGCACTGAACTTTCTGGAAATATGCAAATATAAGACTATCTATATCGGTAAGGATGAACTGATCGTGGGCGAACGTGGCCCGGCTCCTAAAGCAGTTCCCACTTTCCCGGAATTGACTTGCCACAGTGTGGAAGACCTGCATGTGTTAAATACCCGTGAACTGCAACGTTATACTATCAGCCAGGAAGATATCGATACCTACGAACGTGAAGTGATCCCTTACTGGAAAGGACGTACACAGCGTGAACGTATTTTCAGCCATGTTCCGAAAGAATGGAAAGAAGCATACGAAGTGGGTATGTTTACAGAGTTTATGGAACAACGTGCTCCGGGCCATACAGCTCTCGACGGAAAGGTTTATCAATATGGTTTACTGGATCTGAAAGAACGTATTGCCAAAGAGCTAGCGGATCTTGATTTTATGAATGATCCCGAAGCAACAGATAAACAGGAAGAACTGACTGCTATGTCTATCTCCTGCGATGCGGCTATCCTGTTCGCAGAACGTCATGCCGACCTGGCTGACGAAATGTCGATGACGGAGAAAGATCCGAAGCGTGCTGCCGAACTGCGTAAAATAGCTGAAGTGTGCCGTTGGGTTCCGGCTCATGCCCCTCGTTCTTATTGGGAAGCTATCCAGATGTACTGGTTTGTCCATCTGGGAACTATTACTGAACTAAATGGTTGGGATGCAATGAACCCGGGCCATTTTGATCAACATCTGGCTCCTTTCTATGAAAAGGAAATAGCTGCCGGAACGCTAACCCGTGAAGAAGCGAAGGAATTGATGTCATGTTTCTTTATTAAGGTAAATAACCATACGGCTCCTCCCAAGGTTGGTATTACAGCTAAGGAAAGTGGTACATACAATGACTTTACCAACCTGAATATCGGTGGTGTAAAGGCTGACGGTAGCGATGGCGTAAGCGAAGTGTCTTATATCATGCTTGAAACGATTGAAGAACTGCATATCCTGCAACCGGGTAGTGCCATTCATGTAAGCGCCCGTACGCCGGAACGTTTCTTACGTGCCGGATGTAAGGTGATCCGTCAAGGACACGGTTATCCTTCTGTGTTTAACCCTGATGTCTATATTCAGGAACTGATGCGCCAGGGTAAATCATTGCATGATGCACGTGAAGGCGGTTGCAGCGGTTGTATCGAAGTCGGTGCGTTCGGTAAAGAAGCCTATGTGTTGACGGGGTATCTGAATGTGCCGAAGATTTTGGAAGTGACGCTGCATAATGGTGTCGATCCGGTGTCTGGCCGTAAAGTGGGATTAGAAACAGGTGATCCGTGCAGCTTTGCAAGTTATGATGAACTGTATGCGGCTTTCATGAAGCAGATTCATTATTTTGTGGATATGAAGGTGCGTGTGAGCAATTATATCGACCGGATGTTTGCTAAGTATGCTCCGGCAACCTTCCTGTCGCTGTTTATCGACGATTGCATTGCTAAAGGGCGCGATTATTACAACTGTGGTCCGCGTTATAATACGACTTATATCCAATGTACCGGCCTGGGTACGATTACCGACAGCCTTTCTTCACTAAAGAAACATGTGTTTGAAGACAAACGTTTTACCATGGATGAAATGCTGAAAGCGATGGCAAACAATTTTGTCGGAGCGGAAGTTATGCGTCAGACGATCTTGAACCGTACGCCGTTCTTTGGTAATGATGATGAATATGCCGACTCGATTGCTGTTCAGATGTTCAACGACCTGTACGATGCTATTGAAGGCAAACCGAATACGAAAGGAGAATGTTTCCATTTGAATATGTTATCGACAACTTGCCACGTCTATTTTGGAAAAGTTATGGGAGCCACTCCGAACGGTCGCTTGGCTGAGAAAGCGATTTCCGATGGTACTTCACCATCGCATGGTGCCGATACACACGGACCGTCTGCTGTTATAAAATCATTGGGTAAACTGGATCAGGTAAAGAGTGGTGGTACGTTATTGAACCAGCGCTTCCTGCCGAGCCTGTTGAAACGTGAAGAAGATATTTCGAAACTGGCCTCCCTGATCCGTAGTTACTTTGCACTGGGCGGACACCATATCCAGTTCAATATCGTAGATACGGAGACTTTATATGCAGCTCAGAAATGTCCCGAAGATTATCGCGACTTGTTGGTACGTGTAGCCGGTTACAGTGATTACTTTAATGATATGAACGCTGACCTGCAGGCTGATGTGATTGCCCGTACGGAACAGGATAACTTTTAATTAGTTGGCAGTTGACAAGTGGCAGTTGGCAGGTAAAACACCTCAATGCTGTCAACTGTCAACTGTCGATTGTCAACTGAAAAAATGAGTTTGATATTCGATATTAAGCGCTATGCAATAAACGATGGGCCGGGTATCCGTATTACTATCTTTATGAAAGGATGCCCGTTATCGTGTGTGTGGTGCCATAATCCGGAAGGATTGTCCAACCGGAAGCAGAAGTTGTATACAAAGAAAAAATGTATAGGATGTCGTACCTGTGTGGATAATTGTCCGCAAAAGGCACTGACTTTGACACCTGATGGGATTGTTACCGACTCCTCTTTGTGTGATCTGTGCGGTAAATGTGCAGAAGTTTGTCCGGCTATGGCAATGGAAATTTCGGGAACGGAATATTCCATCGACTACCTGATGAAGGAAATTGAGAAGGAGACGGTTTTCATGGATCGATCGGAGGGAGGTGTTACTTTCTGTGGAGGAGAACCATTATTACATCCGGACATGTTGCTCGAATTGCTTCATCGCTGCGGTGAGTTGGGCATTCATCGTGTTGTCGATACGACATTGTATGCTAAACCGGATGTTGTACAGAAGGTGATGGAACATACCGAACTTTTTCTGGTGGATTTAAAGCACATGGATTCTATTAAACATAAGCTTTACTGCGGAGTTCCTAATGAGTTAATACTATCTAACTTACGTATGATAGCAGATGCCGGTCATGAGTTTTATATCCGTATCCCTTTAATAGAAGGAGTGAATGCAGACGAAGAAAATATAACCCGGTCGGCGGAGTTTTTAGCTTCTTTACCCTGGCAGTATCATACGGTAAACCTGCTTTTATATCACAATATAGGTAAGAACAAACATGAGAAACTCGGGACGGTTTATAACCCGGATCATTATCCGATGGAAACCCCTTCGGAAGAAACGGTACAACGTTGTAAGGATATATTTAGTCGTTACGGAATAGATGTTATAATAGGAGGATGACGGTTGTGACTGCTTCCTGCAAAAGCAAGCCGGTATCTTCCATAAAGATTAGATTGATCTTTTTTCGGAAAATACCGGCTTTGTCGTATCTGGCAATATTATTCTTCTACCTGTACTTTTACAATCACTTTACGGATACTTCCTTCACCGATGCCGGGTGCATGACCGTCTTCAGGAAAATAAACGGCAAACTGTCCGGGATAGATTTTTGTATAGGCTGTGGGACGGTCTACATAAAAAGCAATATCTTTCTCTTCATCATAAGGAATAGAAACTTCCTGCAATTCGCAACCGGGTTTCCATCCGATCTTTTCTACTCCTAATAAAGGAAGCTGTATATCGATATACTTTTTATGTGTTTCGATAGCAGCCTCTTTTTTGTCTTTACCGAACAGGGTTACAATGCTCACGAACAAACGTGTTCCATCCAGTTCATACTTTCCGTCTTCTATCTTCGAGAAATCCGTAGCTTTTATGTAATCGAATGCTTTTTTGAATAAGGGGTGCAAGCGTTCTACCTTTTCTGTGTTGTTTAAGGATTCAAGTATCATACGTATTCGTTTTTTAATTCATTCGTTAATTATGTTTGACAAAGATCGTATATCCGAATGTTAAATAATAGGACAAATATACCAAATAAATCTATTTATTTAGTACATATCTTAAAGGGCAGATTTGAAAATCCGCAACTTTGTTGCAACTGTTTTATTCGTATCTTTGTTCTTCTTTTAAGAGGTAGAATTAAAACATAAGATATGATGAAAGAGATAGAAAATAAGGTCTTACCTGTACTTGAGATGAGTTGTGCGGTTTGTGCCAACAATGTGGAGAGTACCGTCGGAGCACTAAGCGGAGTAGAAGAAGCAACTGTCAATTTCGCGGCTAATACCTTGTCTGTTAGGTTTCGTCCATCCGTTATCACTTTACAACAGATACAAGAAGCTGTACAGGCTGCCGGATACGATTTAATTATTGAATCGGAAGATCCGCTGGCCGAGCAGGAGGAAATGTCGCGCAAGCATTATAAAAAACTGAAGCGTAATACAATAGGTGCATGGATCTTATCTGTTCCTTTGGCTTTATTGGGAATGGTATTTATGCATCTGCCGTATGCCAATTGGATTATGATGGTGCTGGCATTGGCCATTATGTTGCTGTTCGGGCGATCGTTTTATGTGAGCGGTGCACGCCATGCTATCCAGGGGAAAGCCAATATGGATACGTTGGTTGCGCTCAGTACATCTATTGCTTTTATATTTAGTTTCTTCAATACCGTATATCCTCAGTTCTGGTATGAACGGGGATTGGAACCGCATGTTTACTATGAGGCTTCCGGTGTGATCATAGCATTCGTCCTGTTAGGGAAACTGATGGAGGAACGGGCCAAGAACAGTACTTCTTCGGCCATTAAAGGATTGATGGGGCTGCAACCTAAAACGGCTCGCCGGATTATAGACGGAAAAGAGGAAGAAGTTCCCATCTCTTCCTTACAGAGAGGGAATGTATTGAGTGTGCGTCCCGGCGAAAAGATTCCGGTGGACGGACTCTTGCTGCAAGGTTCATCTTCTGTGGATGAAAGTATGCTGAGCGGTGAACCGATCCCGGTAGAGAAATCCGCCGGCGACCGCGTACTGGCCGGAACGATCAATCAGAAAGGTGCTTTTACGATGGAAGCTACCGGTGTAGGGAATGATACCATCCTGGCACAAATTGTGCAAATGGTGCAGGCGGCTCAGGGAAGTAAAGCCCCGGTGCAGCGTATAGTTGACAAAATAAGTGGTATATTTGTTCCGGTCGTCGTACTCCTTTCCGTTATCACGTTCGTGTGTTGGATGGTGATCGGCGGCAGCAGTTATTTCTCTTATGCACTTCTTTCGGCTGTCTCTGTCTTGGTAATTGCCTGTCCGTGTGCTTTAGGTCTGGCAACGCCTACCGCTTTGATGGTGGGAATGGGCAAAGGGGCTGAAAGACATATCCTGATAAAGGATGCGTTCGCTTTGGAGAATCTCTGCAAGGTGGATACAGTCGTGTTGGATAAGACCGGAACATTGACAGAGGGAGTTCCTGTTGTGACGGAATCCTGTTGGCTGACAGAATCAAATGTTTGTTATCTGAATACCTTGTATACGGCGGAATTAAAGTCGGAACATCCATTGGCTTCTGCTATTATCCGCTGGCTGGAAGATTCAGGGGCTTCCACTTGTGAAGCCGAAGGTTTTGAAAGTCTTACAGGCCGCGGTATCCGTATGGAAGTCGAAGGCATTACATATTGGGTGGGAAGCCAGGGATTACTCGAAATGTTCGGGGCCGAAATCCCTGAAAAGACAATGGAGCAGATTCTTCACTGGCAGGAAGATGGCCAGAGTGTTGTTTATTACGGAAAAGGGAATGAACTGCTGGCTGCATTAGCTATATCCGACCGTATTAAACCGACTTCGGCTGCTGCTGTAAAGGAACTGACTGCAATGGGTATCGAAGTTCATCTGTTGACCGGGGACGGGATAAAAACAGCAGATAGAGTCGCTCATTCTTTAGGTATAAAATATTTCAAGGCAGAAGTGATGCCGAACGACAAGGAAGAGTATATACTGTCTCTCCAGAAGTTAGGAAAGAAAGTGGCGATGGTCGGAGACGGCATTAACGACTCGCAGGCGCTGGCTCGTGCCGATGTGAGTATCGCGATGGGAAAAGGAACGGATATAGCTATGGATGTAGCTATGATCACATTGATCACATCCGATTTGTTACTGTTGCCCGAAGCGATTAAGTTATCCAGAAGAACTGTGCGCCTGATCCATCAGAATCTGTTTTGGGCATTCATATATAACCTGATCGGTATTCCGTTGGCAGCCGGTGTCTTGTTCCCGATAAACGGATTGTTGTTAAACCCGATGCTGGCAAGTGCTGCAATGGCTTTCAGCTCCGTGTCTGTCGTTCTTAACAGTTTGAGATTAAAATTTATGAAGTAATATTATAAACATATTGAATTATGGCAACAATGAAATTTAAAACAAATGCAAAATGTGGTGGCTGTGTGGCTGCCATCGGTGCGAAACTGAATAAGTTGGTAAAGGAAGATGAATGGTCTATCGACCTGAAATCACCGGAGAAGGTATTGGAGGTAACAGCTAATGTTTCGGCCGATGCTGTTATTACTGCGGTAACGGAAGCCGGCTTCAAGGCAGAGCAATTGTAAGCCAGAGATGGTCAAGGCCCAACAAAGACAAACTTATGGTGAAGAAGTAGCCAATGTGCTGACTCATGGGGCGGGGATGATTTTCGGAATAGTGGCTATCATTGTGTTATTGGTGGCTTCTATCCGGAATGGAAATCCCTGGGTCGTGGGTAGTTCGTTAGTTTATGCGTTGAGCATGACATCTTCTTACGTTACTTCAACCTTTTACCATGCATCTGCCAATGCACGTAGTAAAAGGTTGCTTCGTCGTTTTGACCATAGTGCTATTTATCTGCATATAGCAGGAACTTATACACCTTTTACCCTGATTGCTCTTCGCAACGAAGGCTATTGGGGATGGTTGTTATTTTCCATTGTCTGGATTGCAGCAGTCATAGGTATTATCCTCAGTTTCCGAAAGATGAAGAAGACGGATCATCTGAAAACAGCTTGTTACCTCGCCATGGGATGGGTCGTTATTATTGCCTTTAAGCCGTTATTGGACGTCTGTCGGCAAACCGATTCGATGGATGTATTGTATTGGCTGATAGGAGGAGGATTGTTCTATACAGTAGGATGTATTTTTTATTTCCTCGATAAATATAAATATATGCATCCGATATGGCATTTCTTTGTGTTGGGCGGCAGTGTTTGTCATTTTGTTTCAGTCTATTTATTGGTAAGATAAAGAAAGGAGAAAGTTTATGAGCTTTCTCCCTTTATGAATGTTTATTACTTCTTTTCCGGATGTTTCTTTTTATACTGCCAGTCCTCATAGGTAAGGTAAGCAATCATTATCAATCCAAAAATGCTCATTCCACCAAATAAGTAAATCGCTTCCATTATTTCCTTTTTTTATAAAAAATAAATCCTAGTTTGACAAAAACGATGGTAGTTGATATTCCCAATAGTAATACTGATTGTCTATCAACTTTCATGTCCAATAAAGTGCTGAGTACAACCCCGGCAAATACCAACTTCGCAATATCGACAAAGAAATCGCCAAGCTTTTCATTAATAACCACCTGTGGTGGAATAGTCTTTTGTTTCATAGTTATAAGTTTTATTAAATGTATTGGCAAATATAAAGATTCCGATAAGAAAAAACAAATGTTTGAATAAAAATAAAGGCTGGAAATAGTTTCCAGCCTTCGCATATAAAGAATTTGTATGAATATACGTTATAGCCCACTGAAATCAACCCCATCAAACAGAAGTGACGGAATGCGCCAGCTGGAGAACAGGCGTGGATCGTTTCCGGTTTCAGTCAGATTGTTCCATAACGAAATCATATTACCTGTTGCATTCATTTCTGAAATAGGTTGGGTCAGTTTTCCTTTTTCAATCAGGAAACCTTCAATGCCATAGGAGAAATCACCGGTTGTACTGTTGCAGTTACCACCATTGAAACCTGTAATTAGGATGCCTTTGTCGACAGAAGCAATCAGACCTTCCGTATTTTTGTCGCCCATCTGCATCGTTAGAATGGAAGGGGAGGCGATAGTAGGCTTCACATCCATTTTATTAGCAGAATAGGTATCGATATAATACGTTTTTAGTACACCGTTCTCAAATACCGGCAGACGCTTGGTTGCTACACCTTCACCGTCGAAATAACGGGCGCCGGAAGCTTTAGCTATATGAGGTTCGTCTATTAACGTCAATTTTTCACCCAGCACTTTCTGATCCAGTTTATCCAGCAAGAAAGAGTTCTTTTGCTGAATGGAAGAACCATACAAGGCATCGAATATGGGAGATAACAGGCGAGCGGAATTCATGTTGTCGACAACCATTTGGTATTTGCCGGAAGCCACTTTTTTCTGTCCCAGTTTACGGAATACACGTTCGAGAGCTTTCGTTCCCAGTCCTGTTTTCGTCATTGTGTCGTAATACAGTGAAGAATCATACCAATACGATTCGGGACGGGCATCGCCTTCGCCGCGAATGCTTACGCTGGCCACCAGGCTGAAAGAAGAGCCGCAAGCTTCCCCTTCAAAACCGTTGCTGGCTACCATGTATTTAAAGTCTTTCTCGTCGCTGTAAGAAGAATTGGCAGAAATGATACGGTCGTCTTTCCCCATCATTTCATTACAGGTGTTCATTGCCAATGCCACTTTATCGTCGGGAAGGATAGCATCGAATTTCGGATCGAGCAGTTGCAGGTCGGCGTCTCCTCCTTTATAATAAAGAGAAGCATCGGGCAACGTGCGGGCTTTATCTTCGGCCAGATAACGGGTCGAATCGATGCCGTTGCGGATAAACTTTTCCAGTTCTTGTTTATCCAGGCGATTGGTGGAAAATGAACCGTAACGACCATCCACAAACAGATGGATCACCAGACTGTTTTCGGAAGCCTGTTGAAGGCGGTCTATTTTCATATCCCGTATTTCAAACGAACTACTTGAACCATTGTACAGACTTACACGTGAGGCCTGGCAACCATTCTTCAGAGCGAACTCCATGGCCCATTGAGCCAGTTTTTTATTTTCGTTAGTTATCATATCAATTTTCTCCTCCTACTGTAAGTTTACTAACCAGAGCGGACGGCATACCGCAAGTTACCGGACAGGATTGTCCGTCTTTACCGCAAGTCCACGTGCCGTTATCCATTTTGTAATTGTTTCCGACCATCGTGATGTCGGCCAGTGCTTTCGGCCCGTTACCGATGATATTGATATCTTTGATCGGTTGTGTCAGTTTACCGTTTTCAATCAGGTAACCGTCTTTTACAAAGAAAGTAAAGTCACCGGCACCGA encodes the following:
- a CDS encoding TldD/PmbA family protein yields the protein MITNENKKLAQWAMEFALKNGCQASRVSLYNGSSSSFEIRDMKIDRLQQASENSLVIHLFVDGRYGSFSTNRLDKQELEKFIRNGIDSTRYLAEDKARTLPDASLYYKGGDADLQLLDPKFDAILPDDKVALAMNTCNEMMGKDDRIISANSSYSDEKDFKYMVASNGFEGEACGSSFSLVASVSIRGEGDARPESYWYDSSLYYDTMTKTGLGTKALERVFRKLGQKKVASGKYQMVVDNMNSARLLSPIFDALYGSSIQQKNSFLLDKLDQKVLGEKLTLIDEPHIAKASGARYFDGEGVATKRLPVFENGVLKTYYIDTYSANKMDVKPTIASPSILTMQMGDKNTEGLIASVDKGILITGFNGGNCNSTTGDFSYGIEGFLIEKGKLTQPISEMNATGNMISLWNNLTETGNDPRLFSSWRIPSLLFDGVDFSGL
- a CDS encoding glycyl-radical enzyme activating protein translates to MSLIFDIKRYAINDGPGIRITIFMKGCPLSCVWCHNPEGLSNRKQKLYTKKKCIGCRTCVDNCPQKALTLTPDGIVTDSSLCDLCGKCAEVCPAMAMEISGTEYSIDYLMKEIEKETVFMDRSEGGVTFCGGEPLLHPDMLLELLHRCGELGIHRVVDTTLYAKPDVVQKVMEHTELFLVDLKHMDSIKHKLYCGVPNELILSNLRMIADAGHEFYIRIPLIEGVNADEENITRSAEFLASLPWQYHTVNLLLYHNIGKNKHEKLGTVYNPDHYPMETPSEETVQRCKDIFSRYGIDVIIGG
- the hypD gene encoding trans-4-hydroxy-L-proline dehydratase, encoding MSTTTAQRAPLSASNFAPTVEANAYGMNDRIKRLRQLSFEAEPSLSIERALIETRFYKENYGKYPIPILRALNFLEICKYKTIYIGKDELIVGERGPAPKAVPTFPELTCHSVEDLHVLNTRELQRYTISQEDIDTYEREVIPYWKGRTQRERIFSHVPKEWKEAYEVGMFTEFMEQRAPGHTALDGKVYQYGLLDLKERIAKELADLDFMNDPEATDKQEELTAMSISCDAAILFAERHADLADEMSMTEKDPKRAAELRKIAEVCRWVPAHAPRSYWEAIQMYWFVHLGTITELNGWDAMNPGHFDQHLAPFYEKEIAAGTLTREEAKELMSCFFIKVNNHTAPPKVGITAKESGTYNDFTNLNIGGVKADGSDGVSEVSYIMLETIEELHILQPGSAIHVSARTPERFLRAGCKVIRQGHGYPSVFNPDVYIQELMRQGKSLHDAREGGCSGCIEVGAFGKEAYVLTGYLNVPKILEVTLHNGVDPVSGRKVGLETGDPCSFASYDELYAAFMKQIHYFVDMKVRVSNYIDRMFAKYAPATFLSLFIDDCIAKGRDYYNCGPRYNTTYIQCTGLGTITDSLSSLKKHVFEDKRFTMDEMLKAMANNFVGAEVMRQTILNRTPFFGNDDEYADSIAVQMFNDLYDAIEGKPNTKGECFHLNMLSTTCHVYFGKVMGATPNGRLAEKAISDGTSPSHGADTHGPSAVIKSLGKLDQVKSGGTLLNQRFLPSLLKREEDISKLASLIRSYFALGGHHIQFNIVDTETLYAAQKCPEDYRDLLVRVAGYSDYFNDMNADLQADVIARTEQDNF
- a CDS encoding DUF6722 family protein encodes the protein MKQKTIPPQVVINEKLGDFFVDIAKLVFAGVVLSTLLDMKVDRQSVLLLGISTTIVFVKLGFIFYKKRK
- the trhA gene encoding PAQR family membrane homeostasis protein TrhA, translated to MVKAQQRQTYGEEVANVLTHGAGMIFGIVAIIVLLVASIRNGNPWVVGSSLVYALSMTSSYVTSTFYHASANARSKRLLRRFDHSAIYLHIAGTYTPFTLIALRNEGYWGWLLFSIVWIAAVIGIILSFRKMKKTDHLKTACYLAMGWVVIIAFKPLLDVCRQTDSMDVLYWLIGGGLFYTVGCIFYFLDKYKYMHPIWHFFVLGGSVCHFVSVYLLVR
- a CDS encoding heavy metal translocating P-type ATPase — encoded protein: MKEIENKVLPVLEMSCAVCANNVESTVGALSGVEEATVNFAANTLSVRFRPSVITLQQIQEAVQAAGYDLIIESEDPLAEQEEMSRKHYKKLKRNTIGAWILSVPLALLGMVFMHLPYANWIMMVLALAIMLLFGRSFYVSGARHAIQGKANMDTLVALSTSIAFIFSFFNTVYPQFWYERGLEPHVYYEASGVIIAFVLLGKLMEERAKNSTSSAIKGLMGLQPKTARRIIDGKEEEVPISSLQRGNVLSVRPGEKIPVDGLLLQGSSSVDESMLSGEPIPVEKSAGDRVLAGTINQKGAFTMEATGVGNDTILAQIVQMVQAAQGSKAPVQRIVDKISGIFVPVVVLLSVITFVCWMVIGGSSYFSYALLSAVSVLVIACPCALGLATPTALMVGMGKGAERHILIKDAFALENLCKVDTVVLDKTGTLTEGVPVVTESCWLTESNVCYLNTLYTAELKSEHPLASAIIRWLEDSGASTCEAEGFESLTGRGIRMEVEGITYWVGSQGLLEMFGAEIPEKTMEQILHWQEDGQSVVYYGKGNELLAALAISDRIKPTSAAAVKELTAMGIEVHLLTGDGIKTADRVAHSLGIKYFKAEVMPNDKEEYILSLQKLGKKVAMVGDGINDSQALARADVSIAMGKGTDIAMDVAMITLITSDLLLLPEAIKLSRRTVRLIHQNLFWAFIYNLIGIPLAAGVLFPINGLLLNPMLASAAMAFSSVSVVLNSLRLKFMK
- a CDS encoding heavy-metal-associated domain-containing protein, which gives rise to MATMKFKTNAKCGGCVAAIGAKLNKLVKEDEWSIDLKSPEKVLEVTANVSADAVITAVTEAGFKAEQL
- a CDS encoding YhcH/YjgK/YiaL family protein, whose product is MILESLNNTEKVERLHPLFKKAFDYIKATDFSKIEDGKYELDGTRLFVSIVTLFGKDKKEAAIETHKKYIDIQLPLLGVEKIGWKPGCELQEVSIPYDEEKDIAFYVDRPTAYTKIYPGQFAVYFPEDGHAPGIGEGSIRKVIVKVQVEE